A window from Micromonospora profundi encodes these proteins:
- a CDS encoding ABC transporter substrate-binding protein, which produces MSPPRRALLRTVATVAALTLLTGAAGCGSDAQAGAGQASELRYQGSVGQVTLPELAADLGYLGDVRLKWIGNVTGGPQDIQATATGQSDFGGAFNGAIVKLAAANAPITAVVSYYGSDAQSFQGYYVLDDSPIRGPRDLIGRKVGMNTLGAHAEAVLKTWLARGGLTADEIKKVELVALPPVNTEQSLRQKQIDVAVLGGVIRDKAVDSGGIRTIFTDYELLGAFSAGTYVFRDDFIKRNPETVKAFVTGVGKAIEWARTQPRETVVARMRDIIAKRGRNEDPSLVAYWKSSGVAGHGGVIDEREFGTWIDWLAAEGELKGDRPKPADIYTNRFNAFVDGGGA; this is translated from the coding sequence ATGTCCCCACCCCGTCGTGCCCTGCTGCGTACCGTCGCCACCGTCGCCGCGTTGACACTGCTCACCGGTGCCGCAGGCTGCGGCAGCGACGCCCAGGCCGGTGCCGGCCAGGCCAGCGAGCTGCGCTACCAGGGCTCGGTCGGCCAGGTCACCCTCCCCGAACTCGCCGCCGACCTCGGCTACCTCGGCGACGTCCGACTCAAGTGGATCGGCAACGTCACCGGCGGCCCGCAGGACATCCAGGCCACCGCTACCGGGCAGAGCGACTTCGGCGGCGCGTTCAACGGCGCCATCGTCAAGCTCGCCGCGGCCAACGCCCCGATCACCGCCGTCGTCAGCTACTACGGCTCGGACGCGCAGAGCTTCCAGGGCTACTACGTGCTCGACGACAGCCCGATCCGCGGCCCTCGCGACCTGATCGGCCGCAAGGTCGGCATGAACACTCTCGGCGCGCACGCCGAGGCGGTGCTCAAGACCTGGCTGGCCCGGGGCGGGCTCACCGCCGACGAGATCAAGAAGGTCGAGCTCGTCGCACTGCCCCCGGTCAACACCGAGCAGTCGCTGCGGCAGAAGCAGATCGACGTGGCGGTGCTCGGCGGCGTGATCCGCGACAAGGCTGTCGACAGCGGTGGCATCCGCACCATCTTCACCGACTACGAGCTGCTCGGCGCGTTCAGCGCCGGCACGTACGTCTTCCGCGACGACTTCATCAAACGCAACCCGGAAACCGTCAAGGCGTTCGTCACAGGGGTCGGCAAGGCCATCGAGTGGGCGCGTACACAGCCCCGGGAGACGGTGGTGGCCCGGATGCGGGACATCATCGCCAAGCGCGGCCGCAACGAGGACCCGTCGCTCGTCGCGTACTGGAAGAGCAGCGGCGTCGCCGGCCACGGCGGCGTGATCGACGAGCGCGAGTTCGGCACCTGGATCGACTGGCTCGCCGCCGAGGGCGAGCTGAAGGGCGACCGGCCCAAGCCGGCCGACATCTACACCAACCGCTTCAACGCCTTCGTGGACGGGGGCGGCGCGTGA
- a CDS encoding DUF4236 domain-containing protein translates to MGLMFRKRKKYGPIILNFTENGFSSWSIKIGRWSWNSKAKAHRVDLPGPLSWKQDKSRS, encoded by the coding sequence ATGGGCCTCATGTTTCGCAAGCGCAAGAAGTACGGTCCGATCATCCTGAACTTCACCGAGAACGGCTTCTCCTCGTGGAGCATCAAGATCGGCCGCTGGTCCTGGAACTCGAAGGCGAAGGCGCACCGCGTCGACCTGCCGGGTCCGCTGTCCTGGAAGCAGGACAAGTCCCGGTCGTAA
- a CDS encoding ABC transporter permease — MVDIAERPARLAAPTAPPDAVAAAGPGAGGLAGRLLGLGGRALHRGVAIVALAVVWEGAPRLGLVDRVFLPPLSEVLVAWWELLRSGQLAEHVGASLTRSLAGLGLAVLTAIPLGLLIGWYRPLAELLSPLLEVFRNTAALALLPVFVLILGLGETSKIALVLYACSWPILLNTIAGVKGVDPLLIRSARSMGLNHLRLFQKVILPAAVPTIFTGIRLAGAYSILVLVAAEMVGAKAGLGYLINYAQYNFAIPDMYSGIITISAIGLVVNQLLVALERRFSTWRVDVSAG; from the coding sequence TTGGTTGACATCGCCGAACGTCCCGCCCGGCTGGCGGCCCCGACGGCCCCGCCCGACGCGGTGGCCGCCGCCGGACCCGGTGCCGGCGGCCTTGCCGGACGGCTGCTCGGCCTCGGCGGCAGGGCGCTGCACCGCGGCGTCGCGATCGTCGCGCTGGCCGTGGTCTGGGAGGGTGCGCCCCGGCTGGGGCTTGTCGACAGGGTGTTCCTGCCTCCGCTGTCGGAGGTGCTGGTGGCCTGGTGGGAGCTGCTGCGCAGTGGGCAGCTCGCCGAGCATGTCGGCGCGAGCCTGACCCGGTCGCTGGCCGGGCTCGGGCTGGCCGTGCTCACCGCCATCCCGCTGGGGCTGCTGATCGGCTGGTACCGGCCTCTCGCCGAGCTGCTCAGCCCGCTGCTGGAGGTGTTCCGCAACACCGCCGCGCTGGCCCTGCTGCCGGTGTTCGTGCTCATCCTCGGCCTGGGGGAGACCTCCAAGATCGCCCTGGTGCTGTACGCGTGCTCGTGGCCGATCCTGCTGAACACCATCGCCGGCGTGAAGGGCGTCGACCCGCTGCTGATCCGCTCGGCCCGCTCGATGGGGCTCAACCACCTGCGGCTGTTCCAGAAGGTGATCCTGCCGGCGGCGGTGCCGACCATCTTCACCGGGATCCGGCTGGCCGGGGCGTACTCGATCCTGGTGCTCGTCGCGGCCGAGATGGTCGGCGCGAAGGCCGGCCTCGGCTACCTCATCAACTACGCGCAGTACAACTTCGCGATCCCCGACATGTACTCGGGGATCATCACGATCTCCGCCATCGGTCTGGTCGTCAACCAGCTCCTCGTCGCCCTCGAACGCCGCTTCTCCACGTGGCGCGTCGACGTCTCCGCCGGATAG
- a CDS encoding ABC transporter ATP-binding protein: protein MSTDKILFDQVSKTFGVRATRRGGARAVTALDQVTLGVRAGEFLVVVGPSGCGKSTLLDLLGGLTEPSGGQVLVDGRPVTGPGLDRGIVFQQYALLPWRTAAGNVAFGLEAKGVPRAERGDLVAHHLDLVGLTGFADRYPHELSGGMKQRVAIARSLAYDPDVLLMDEPFAALDAQTRDSLQDELVRIWARTGKTIVFITHGIDEAVYLGQRVAVLTSRPGRVKQVIDIDLGDRDAVEDVRSTDAFRHHRHQIWTLLRDEVRAAQAAEGATGSRTAHTGAAGGRTPVVAGADARRAAPTAAHTEEARVG from the coding sequence GTGAGCACCGACAAGATCCTCTTCGACCAGGTGAGCAAGACCTTCGGTGTCCGCGCCACCCGGCGTGGCGGCGCCCGCGCGGTCACCGCGCTGGACCAGGTGACCCTCGGTGTACGCGCCGGAGAGTTCCTCGTCGTCGTCGGTCCCAGCGGCTGCGGCAAGTCCACACTGCTCGACCTGCTCGGCGGGCTCACCGAACCCAGCGGCGGGCAGGTGCTCGTCGACGGTCGGCCCGTCACCGGCCCCGGCCTGGACCGGGGCATCGTCTTCCAGCAGTACGCGTTGCTGCCCTGGCGCACCGCCGCAGGCAACGTGGCGTTCGGGCTGGAGGCCAAGGGGGTGCCCCGCGCCGAGCGTGGCGACCTGGTCGCGCACCACCTGGACCTGGTGGGCCTTACCGGGTTCGCCGACCGCTACCCGCACGAGCTGTCCGGAGGGATGAAGCAGCGGGTCGCCATCGCCCGCAGCCTCGCGTACGACCCGGACGTGCTGCTCATGGACGAACCGTTCGCGGCGCTCGACGCGCAGACCCGCGACTCGTTGCAGGACGAGCTCGTGCGGATCTGGGCCCGTACCGGCAAGACCATCGTGTTCATCACCCACGGCATCGACGAGGCCGTGTACCTCGGTCAGCGGGTGGCGGTGCTGACCTCCCGACCCGGGCGGGTCAAGCAGGTCATCGACATCGACCTCGGCGATCGGGACGCCGTCGAGGACGTTCGCTCCACCGACGCGTTCCGCCACCACCGGCACCAGATCTGGACGCTGCTGCGCGACGAGGTGCGCGCCGCCCAAGCAGCCGAAGGCGCCACCGGCAGTCGCACCGCCCACACCGGAGCAGCCGGTGGTCGTACTCCCGTTGTCGCCGGAGCCGACGCGCGGCGCGCGGCGCCGACGGCGGCCCACACCGAGGAGGCCCGCGTTGGTTGA
- a CDS encoding VOC family protein: MGIHRLNHAVLYVSDLARSVAFYRDVLGFRPVAMTPDGFRGATFLQAPDSTNDHDLGLFEIGAAAGRSTAGRATVGLYHLAWEVDTLDELAVTAERLAAAGALVGTSDHGTTKSLYGQDPDGLEFEVVWLVPADRLDDATLAARKRIGRLDLAAEQQRYGGQTRGGVGISVPA; this comes from the coding sequence ATGGGAATCCACAGGCTCAACCACGCGGTCCTCTACGTCAGTGACCTCGCCCGCAGCGTCGCCTTCTACCGGGACGTGCTGGGCTTCCGCCCGGTGGCGATGACCCCGGACGGCTTCCGGGGCGCCACCTTCCTCCAGGCCCCCGACTCCACGAACGACCACGACCTCGGCCTGTTCGAGATCGGCGCCGCCGCCGGGCGGTCGACGGCCGGCCGGGCCACCGTCGGGCTCTACCACCTGGCGTGGGAGGTCGACACCCTCGACGAGTTGGCAGTGACCGCCGAGCGGCTCGCCGCCGCCGGGGCGCTTGTCGGCACGTCCGACCACGGCACCACGAAGAGCCTGTACGGGCAGGACCCGGACGGCCTGGAGTTCGAGGTGGTCTGGCTGGTCCCCGCCGACCGGCTCGACGACGCCACGCTTGCCGCCCGCAAGCGCATCGGCCGGCTCGACCTGGCCGCCGAACAGCAGCGCTACGGCGGGCAGACCCGGGGTGGCGTGGGGATCTCCGTCCCGGCCTGA